A genome region from Bradyrhizobium commune includes the following:
- a CDS encoding TetR/AcrR family transcriptional regulator, producing the protein MKSSPTPPPRKYRQTGRADAAEETARQILDAFSDCMRRQWFDEVTLEEVAERAGVHVRTVIRRFGGKEGLLEAFVEDFIPSVAIDRATPLGDVAAAIDRLIDLYEAWGDSVIRNLAQEPRYPALKRLLDLGRERHRTITAATYAPWLDRLAQPDWVTTLDALVAVTDVYTWKLMRRDMQRSRSEVARALRTLVEAVLAHASSLASGGNTSS; encoded by the coding sequence ATGAAATCGAGCCCGACGCCGCCCCCTCGAAAATATCGTCAGACCGGCCGTGCGGATGCGGCCGAGGAGACGGCCCGTCAGATCCTGGATGCGTTCAGCGACTGCATGCGGCGGCAATGGTTCGATGAGGTGACTCTCGAGGAGGTTGCAGAGCGCGCGGGCGTCCACGTGCGAACGGTGATCCGTCGTTTCGGTGGCAAGGAGGGGCTGCTCGAGGCCTTCGTCGAGGATTTCATTCCCTCGGTCGCCATTGACCGCGCGACACCGCTGGGCGATGTCGCGGCAGCCATCGACCGGCTCATCGATCTCTACGAGGCCTGGGGCGACAGCGTCATCCGCAACCTGGCGCAGGAGCCGCGTTATCCCGCCTTGAAACGGCTGCTTGATCTCGGTCGGGAGCGGCATCGCACGATCACGGCGGCAACCTACGCGCCCTGGCTCGATCGCCTTGCCCAGCCGGACTGGGTGACGACGCTCGACGCGCTCGTCGCCGTAACCGACGTCTACACCTGGAAACTCATGCGGCGCGACATGCAGCGCTCGCGCTCGGAGGTCGCCCGGGCCCTGCGCACGCTCGTCGAGGCCGTTCTGGCACACGCATCGTCACTCGCATCGGGAGGGAACACTTCGTCATGA
- a CDS encoding nucleotide disphospho-sugar-binding domain-containing protein, with product MTVRKPLNFLFVTAHLGGNVSPIMQVVRRLVVAGHSVRVMSDGLNRRDVEAAGARFRTWQRAPSRVDRNREEDPPDWSVDDKQGIGMVAQFLAGTAQAYAEDTIEELRQEPADLVVCFDMLLGPMLGAEAIGQKLALLGTMISFFPLPGIAPLGSGLGIARTPADTAIQDASRLEMTAIFDSALPEFNAARKGFGLAPLAHLADQCAAASVHWLGTAQAFDFEQAELRPNMRYAGPLMGDPVWADRWCSPWSKDDPRPLVLAGFSTSFQNHAAVLQRVIDAASSLPVRLLITLGGPIEPHELVPAENTVVVRSAPHLEILKEASLVVTHGGHGTVMAALMHRLPMLIIPHGRDQADNAVRVTERGAGLAVSRMAPTEEIHAALGRLLSEPGFRTRADALGTVVEAEARTSTLMAELEALARGEACPAAKADRASAIA from the coding sequence ATGACCGTTCGCAAGCCGTTGAACTTCCTGTTCGTGACCGCCCATCTCGGGGGCAATGTCTCGCCGATCATGCAGGTCGTGCGCCGGCTCGTTGTGGCCGGGCACAGCGTGCGCGTCATGAGCGACGGCTTGAACCGCCGCGATGTGGAAGCTGCCGGAGCCCGGTTCAGGACCTGGCAACGTGCCCCCAGCCGTGTCGACCGCAACCGCGAAGAGGATCCGCCCGACTGGAGCGTGGACGACAAGCAGGGCATCGGCATGGTCGCCCAATTCCTTGCGGGCACGGCGCAGGCCTATGCGGAGGACACCATCGAAGAGCTGAGGCAGGAGCCGGCCGATCTCGTCGTCTGCTTCGACATGCTTCTCGGCCCCATGCTGGGCGCGGAGGCGATCGGCCAGAAGCTCGCGCTTCTCGGCACGATGATCAGCTTCTTTCCATTGCCGGGGATCGCGCCGCTTGGCTCCGGCCTTGGCATCGCGCGGACCCCGGCGGACACGGCGATCCAGGACGCGTCCCGACTGGAAATGACGGCCATCTTCGATTCCGCGCTGCCGGAATTCAACGCGGCGCGGAAAGGCTTCGGCCTGGCGCCGCTCGCGCATCTCGCGGACCAGTGCGCGGCCGCATCGGTGCATTGGCTCGGGACGGCGCAGGCCTTTGATTTCGAGCAGGCCGAGCTGCGACCCAACATGCGGTATGCCGGCCCGCTCATGGGCGACCCCGTCTGGGCCGACCGATGGTGCTCGCCTTGGAGCAAGGACGATCCCCGTCCGCTCGTGCTTGCGGGGTTCTCGACCAGCTTTCAGAATCATGCCGCCGTGCTGCAACGGGTGATCGATGCCGCGTCCTCGCTGCCGGTTCGTCTCCTGATCACGTTGGGTGGCCCGATCGAGCCGCATGAGCTGGTGCCTGCCGAGAACACGGTCGTGGTTCGCAGCGCACCGCATCTCGAAATCCTGAAAGAGGCCTCGCTGGTCGTGACGCATGGCGGGCATGGCACGGTGATGGCGGCCCTGATGCATCGCCTGCCGATGCTTATCATCCCGCATGGCCGCGACCAGGCCGACAACGCCGTGCGCGTGACCGAACGCGGCGCAGGCCTCGCGGTCTCGCGGATGGCTCCGACAGAGGAGATCCACGCCGCGCTTGGCCGTCTCCTCTCCGAGCCCGGCTTCCGGACGCGAGCCGACGCGCTCGGCACTGTCGTCGAGGCGGAGGCGCGTACGAGTACCCTGATGGCCGAGCTCGAAGCTCTGGCGCGGGGGGAGGCCTGCCCCGCCGCCAAGGCGGATCGAGCCAGTGCCATCGCCTGA
- a CDS encoding ABC transporter substrate-binding protein produces the protein MSLLRVGGSGSGKISRYQRVGMLHMFAAAFGFVCCMMPVAAEAQPASKTYRLGWLQTAPSSSPFYQDFLDALHGLGYVEGRNIEIVVRSAQGQLDRLPALARELVSEHPDAVFTGADQGLRAAKDATDNVPIVVVVCDPLDSLIASIARPGGKATGLTCISSELAGKRLQLMKELIPSLNNIAVLFNPGDHNKLSEYRQMQDAAQKLGVALAAFEARSAGEIDKAFADMGDGRFQALVILTDALMVIEEKRLAELALNKKLPAVFGFREFADAGGLVSYGASLHDIYRHAADYVDKILRGADPGSIPIEQPTRFEMVINQKTAKALGIAVPQSMLALADDVIE, from the coding sequence GTGAGCCTGCTGCGCGTAGGCGGCAGTGGGAGCGGCAAGATAAGCCGATATCAACGAGTCGGCATGCTGCATATGTTTGCGGCGGCCTTCGGATTTGTCTGTTGCATGATGCCCGTCGCGGCGGAGGCCCAGCCGGCGTCGAAGACATATAGGCTCGGCTGGCTGCAGACCGCTCCGTCCTCAAGTCCCTTCTACCAGGATTTTCTGGATGCGCTGCACGGGCTCGGTTACGTCGAGGGAAGGAACATCGAGATCGTCGTACGCTCGGCGCAGGGCCAGCTCGACCGGCTTCCCGCGCTCGCGCGCGAACTGGTCAGTGAGCATCCGGACGCCGTGTTCACGGGTGCCGATCAAGGGCTGCGGGCCGCCAAGGACGCCACGGACAATGTCCCGATCGTCGTCGTGGTCTGCGATCCCCTGGATTCCCTGATTGCGAGCATCGCGCGACCGGGAGGAAAGGCGACGGGTCTCACCTGCATCTCCTCTGAACTCGCCGGCAAGCGCCTTCAATTGATGAAGGAGCTCATTCCTTCGCTGAATAACATCGCGGTGCTCTTCAATCCCGGTGACCACAACAAGCTGTCGGAATACCGGCAAATGCAGGACGCGGCGCAGAAGCTGGGCGTTGCGCTCGCGGCGTTCGAAGCGCGGTCCGCGGGAGAGATCGACAAGGCCTTCGCCGATATGGGAGATGGGCGTTTCCAGGCTCTCGTCATCCTTACCGACGCTCTGATGGTGATTGAGGAAAAGAGGCTAGCCGAGTTGGCGTTGAACAAGAAGCTTCCTGCCGTGTTCGGATTTCGGGAGTTTGCCGATGCCGGCGGCCTTGTGTCCTATGGCGCGAGCCTTCACGACATCTACCGCCACGCCGCCGACTATGTTGACAAGATCCTGCGCGGCGCCGACCCCGGAAGCATCCCGATCGAGCAGCCGACCCGCTTCGAGATGGTGATCAACCAGAAGACCGCCAAAGCGCTCGGCATCGCCGTGCCGCAGTCGATGCTCGCGCTGGCCGATGACGTGATCGAGTGA
- a CDS encoding ABC transporter substrate-binding protein, producing MRRRTFLSLLSAALAQPLAAVAQQPRPTIGFLGSGFAGDQQNLVAATLQGLKEAGFTVGQNVAIEFRWANGQYERLPALAEELVRLPVSLIIAAGGSDPGRAAKAATSTIPIVFITAADPVKAGLVANLNRGDGNVTGISMIGATLEAKRLELMHELLPNASIGVMINPGYPAARAQAEEVREAVNRLAVEVAVINASTPAEVDAAFAKFDEQNIGAVLACNDPFYGSDRTHIAALALRYRLPTMSFRREFAEVGGLVSYGALFADGYRQTGIYAGKVLAGARPADLPVMQPTKFELVINLRTAKAIGLPISETFLLRADEVIE from the coding sequence GTGAGACGGCGAACATTCCTCTCGCTCCTGAGTGCTGCATTGGCGCAACCCCTCGCGGCGGTCGCGCAGCAGCCGAGGCCGACCATCGGCTTTCTCGGCAGCGGCTTTGCCGGTGACCAGCAAAACCTCGTGGCAGCGACGCTGCAAGGCTTGAAGGAGGCCGGCTTCACGGTTGGCCAGAATGTCGCGATCGAGTTTCGCTGGGCCAACGGCCAGTATGAGCGTCTGCCTGCACTCGCGGAAGAATTGGTCAGGCTCCCCGTATCGTTGATCATCGCCGCCGGCGGCAGCGATCCCGGGCGCGCCGCCAAGGCGGCGACCTCGACCATCCCGATCGTCTTCATCACCGCGGCTGATCCGGTCAAGGCCGGGCTGGTCGCCAACCTCAATCGCGGCGACGGCAACGTCACCGGGATCAGCATGATCGGCGCGACTCTCGAAGCAAAGCGGCTGGAGTTGATGCATGAGCTCCTGCCGAATGCCTCGATCGGGGTCATGATCAACCCGGGCTATCCCGCCGCGAGGGCGCAGGCCGAGGAAGTCAGGGAGGCCGTCAACCGCCTGGCGGTCGAGGTCGCCGTGATCAACGCGAGTACCCCGGCCGAAGTGGATGCCGCTTTCGCCAAATTCGACGAGCAGAACATCGGCGCCGTGCTCGCCTGCAACGACCCGTTCTACGGGTCCGACCGGACGCATATCGCCGCGCTCGCCTTGCGTTACCGGCTGCCAACAATGTCGTTCCGCCGCGAGTTCGCCGAAGTCGGCGGCCTTGTCAGCTACGGCGCGCTGTTCGCCGACGGCTACCGCCAGACCGGCATTTATGCAGGCAAGGTGCTTGCCGGCGCCAGGCCGGCGGATCTGCCCGTGATGCAACCAACTAAATTCGAGTTGGTGATCAATCTCAGGACGGCCAAAGCAATCGGGCTTCCGATCTCCGAGACGTTTTTGCTGCGTGCGGACGAGGTGATCGAATGA
- a CDS encoding ABC transporter permease produces MASSETAPAAKHGASGLRPFLRSQMRNIAPFLTLIFLSGFFALASPSFATIDNLGNILTQVSVTGIIAVGLTFVILCAEIDLSIAGIANVTGIAVAYFTLQESYVNIANVPLPGAVAILLAILLCAALGLVNALGLTVIGIPSFIMTLAMMQIAAGISAMLVRGQIAYKVPSLITTLGSGAIGGIPWIVIVAAIMLLGGHLVLTYTRFGRYVYMVGGNREAAEYSGLNVKLILGSVMIISAVCSGIGGMLGVAHFGSAQQNEFDTYLLDSIAAVVVGGTSLFGGRGGIGNTIVGLFVLGVLNNGLDHVNIDSFLKILIRGLILLAALIINVYAQRLREKAAE; encoded by the coding sequence ATGGCGAGCAGTGAGACGGCCCCAGCGGCCAAGCACGGAGCCAGTGGCCTCCGCCCCTTCCTGCGCTCGCAGATGCGCAACATCGCGCCGTTCCTGACGCTGATCTTCCTGTCCGGCTTCTTCGCTCTCGCCAGCCCCTCCTTCGCGACGATCGACAATCTCGGCAACATCCTGACGCAGGTGTCGGTGACCGGCATCATCGCGGTCGGCCTCACCTTCGTGATCCTCTGCGCCGAGATCGACCTCTCGATCGCCGGCATCGCCAACGTCACCGGCATCGCGGTCGCCTATTTCACGCTGCAAGAGTCCTACGTCAACATCGCCAACGTGCCGCTGCCCGGCGCGGTCGCGATCCTGCTCGCCATCCTGCTCTGCGCGGCGCTCGGCCTCGTCAACGCGCTGGGGCTGACCGTGATCGGCATCCCCTCCTTCATCATGACGCTCGCCATGATGCAGATCGCGGCCGGCATCTCGGCGATGCTGGTCCGCGGCCAGATCGCCTACAAGGTGCCGAGCCTGATCACCACGCTCGGCTCGGGCGCGATCGGCGGCATCCCCTGGATCGTCATCGTCGCCGCCATCATGCTGCTCGGCGGCCATCTGGTGCTGACCTACACGCGCTTCGGCCGCTACGTCTACATGGTCGGCGGCAACCGCGAGGCGGCCGAATATTCCGGGCTCAACGTCAAGCTCATCTTAGGCAGCGTGATGATCATCTCGGCGGTGTGCTCCGGCATCGGCGGCATGCTGGGCGTCGCCCATTTCGGCAGTGCGCAGCAGAACGAGTTCGATACCTATCTACTCGACTCCATCGCCGCCGTCGTGGTCGGCGGCACCAGCCTGTTCGGCGGCCGTGGCGGCATCGGCAACACCATCGTCGGCCTGTTCGTGCTCGGCGTCCTCAACAACGGCCTCGACCACGTCAACATCGACAGCTTCCTGAAGATCCTGATCCGCGGCCTGATCCTGCTGGCGGCGCTGATCATCAACGTCTATGCGCAGCGGCTGAGGGAGAAGGCGGCGGAGTAG
- a CDS encoding sugar ABC transporter ATP-binding protein, translating to MSAGPRPILELEGITKSFGGVEALRGVDFALSPGEIHGLVGENGAGKSTLMKIIAGVHTEFSGRFLLDGQETHFRSARDAHAAGIAMVHQELSVAPDLTVAENVFLGNQPTNRLGLVQWRRMAREAGEQLSRFGIDVDPMSRLGDLPIGLQQLIEIARVLFSGARIVILDEPTSALSPPEVERLFATLRLLREQGTAIVFISHFIEDILLVSDTVTVFRNGRKVAETAAAATSKGALIEAMIGRGGEALGHSYSDDLMLPRPSDSSVVLKVNQLSLARSLQDVSFEARAGEVLGIYGFMGCGQQELSRILFGKLKPDGGTLIVEGRPKTFASTAAARRAGVALVPESRRAMLFHQEPVYKNISISILDRISSLLLKPAQERDIAKHQVEQLQIRPPVVGLDLGMLSGGNQQKVALAKWLTYPPKLLVLCEPTRGMDVGAKNDVINIVRDLRARGLAIIVLSTEPETVLSLADRILVLKRGALVREFVNEPVSKDRLLEAA from the coding sequence ATGTCTGCGGGACCACGGCCCATCCTGGAACTTGAGGGCATCACGAAGAGCTTCGGCGGCGTCGAAGCGCTTCGTGGTGTCGACTTCGCGCTCTCTCCCGGCGAGATCCATGGTCTCGTCGGCGAGAACGGCGCCGGCAAAAGCACGCTGATGAAGATCATCGCCGGCGTGCACACCGAATTCTCCGGCCGCTTCCTGCTCGACGGCCAGGAGACCCATTTCCGCTCGGCGCGCGACGCACACGCGGCCGGCATCGCCATGGTGCATCAGGAGCTCTCGGTCGCGCCCGATCTCACGGTCGCCGAGAACGTCTTCCTCGGCAACCAGCCGACCAACCGGCTCGGCCTTGTGCAGTGGCGGCGCATGGCGCGTGAGGCCGGCGAGCAGCTGTCTCGATTCGGCATCGACGTCGATCCGATGTCGCGGCTCGGCGATCTCCCGATCGGGCTCCAGCAGCTGATCGAGATCGCCCGCGTGCTGTTCTCGGGTGCGCGCATCGTCATCCTGGACGAGCCCACCTCCGCCCTCTCCCCACCCGAGGTCGAGCGGCTGTTTGCGACGCTCAGGCTACTGCGCGAGCAAGGCACGGCCATCGTCTTCATCTCGCATTTCATCGAGGACATCCTGCTGGTGTCCGACACCGTCACCGTGTTCCGCAACGGGCGGAAGGTTGCCGAGACCGCGGCCGCCGCGACCAGCAAGGGCGCGCTGATCGAGGCCATGATCGGCCGCGGCGGCGAAGCGCTCGGGCACAGCTACAGCGACGATCTGATGCTGCCGCGGCCGAGCGACAGCTCAGTGGTGCTGAAAGTCAACCAGCTGTCGCTCGCCCGCAGTCTCCAGGACGTCTCGTTCGAAGCCCGCGCCGGCGAGGTGCTCGGCATTTACGGCTTCATGGGCTGCGGGCAACAGGAGCTGTCGCGCATCCTGTTCGGTAAGCTCAAGCCGGACGGCGGCACACTGATCGTCGAAGGCCGGCCCAAAACCTTCGCCAGCACGGCAGCGGCGCGGCGCGCCGGCGTCGCGCTGGTGCCGGAGAGCCGGCGCGCCATGCTGTTTCACCAGGAGCCGGTCTACAAGAACATCTCGATCAGCATTCTGGACCGCATCTCGTCGCTGCTGCTCAAGCCTGCGCAGGAGCGCGATATCGCCAAGCACCAGGTCGAGCAGCTCCAGATCAGGCCGCCGGTGGTCGGCCTCGATCTCGGCATGCTCTCCGGCGGCAACCAGCAGAAGGTCGCGCTGGCGAAATGGCTGACCTATCCGCCCAAGCTGCTGGTGCTGTGCGAGCCGACCCGCGGCATGGATGTCGGCGCCAAGAACGACGTCATCAACATCGTCCGCGACCTCCGCGCCAGGGGGCTCGCGATCATCGTGCTGTCGACCGAGCCGGAAACGGTGCTGTCGCTGGCCGACCGCATCCTCGTGCTCAAGCGCGGCGCATTGGTGCGGGAATTTGTCAACGAGCCGGTGAGCAAGGACCGCCTGCTGGAGGCGGCGTGA
- a CDS encoding sugar ABC transporter substrate-binding protein, whose translation MSGTKDFSTTRRDLLQAAATAGAATAILGSMGINPALAAEVGRSEKPLKAAFSNAGLQATWCAQGKQAAEFWGKLFNVEVTWFDGQLDAVKQRAAIDNMASQKWDFVAIQAFGIGTLTQPVQKMIDAGTPVIDMDTLIAPLDQINVHSFLAPDNEFMGASVTQALCNAMGGKGKIIMTQGALGHTGAQGRAKGFNNVVKQFPAIEVLDTQPADWDVSKTARLWETYLTKYPQIDAAFFHNDDMALAAANIMKAHNRTNILIGGVDAMPPAIQAVSEGRMFATVRNPSCRIHGGAIVAGVAAVAGGEKSGQGIPKNVVTDGPVVTKANAAGMQWMQDHFLI comes from the coding sequence ATGTCCGGGACGAAAGATTTCTCGACGACGAGGCGCGATCTTCTTCAGGCGGCAGCGACCGCCGGCGCCGCTACTGCCATCCTCGGCAGCATGGGCATAAACCCCGCGCTGGCGGCCGAAGTCGGACGCAGCGAGAAGCCGCTGAAGGCGGCGTTCTCCAATGCGGGCCTCCAGGCCACCTGGTGCGCGCAGGGCAAGCAGGCGGCGGAATTCTGGGGCAAGCTGTTCAACGTCGAGGTGACCTGGTTCGACGGCCAGCTCGATGCCGTGAAGCAGCGCGCCGCGATCGACAACATGGCCTCGCAGAAATGGGATTTCGTCGCGATCCAGGCTTTCGGCATCGGCACCCTCACCCAGCCGGTACAGAAGATGATCGACGCCGGCACGCCGGTGATCGATATGGATACGCTGATTGCGCCCCTCGATCAGATCAACGTCCACTCCTTCCTCGCCCCCGACAACGAGTTCATGGGCGCCTCGGTGACGCAGGCGCTGTGCAACGCCATGGGCGGCAAGGGCAAGATCATCATGACCCAAGGCGCGCTCGGCCATACCGGCGCACAGGGCCGCGCCAAGGGTTTCAACAACGTCGTCAAGCAATTTCCGGCAATCGAGGTGCTGGATACTCAACCCGCCGATTGGGACGTCTCCAAGACCGCACGGCTCTGGGAAACCTATCTCACGAAGTACCCGCAGATCGACGCGGCGTTCTTCCACAATGACGACATGGCGCTCGCCGCCGCCAACATCATGAAGGCCCACAACCGCACCAACATCCTGATCGGCGGCGTCGACGCCATGCCGCCGGCGATCCAGGCGGTGAGCGAGGGCCGCATGTTCGCAACCGTCCGCAATCCGTCCTGCCGCATCCACGGCGGCGCGATCGTCGCGGGCGTGGCTGCGGTCGCAGGCGGCGAGAAGAGCGGACAGGGCATTCCGAAAAACGTCGTCACCGACGGCCCCGTCGTGACCAAGGCCAATGCCGCCGGCATGCAATGGATGCAGGATCACTTCCTGATCTGA
- a CDS encoding globin, which translates to MNASPNPIEQSFELAAQRCADLTPLVYQRLFREHPETQTMFRSQGSELVKGSMLALTIEAILDFAGERSGHFRMIACEVASHDAYGTPRELFIAFFVVIRDTLRELIGDEWSPEIARAWDQLLAEIDAFAGIAA; encoded by the coding sequence ATGAACGCTTCCCCCAATCCGATCGAGCAGAGTTTTGAGCTCGCAGCACAGCGCTGCGCCGATCTCACGCCGCTGGTCTACCAGCGTCTGTTCCGCGAGCATCCCGAAACGCAGACGATGTTCCGCTCGCAAGGTTCAGAACTCGTGAAGGGGTCGATGCTTGCGCTGACGATCGAGGCGATCCTCGATTTCGCGGGCGAGCGCAGCGGGCATTTCCGGATGATCGCCTGCGAAGTCGCCTCGCATGATGCCTATGGCACGCCGCGCGAGCTGTTCATCGCCTTCTTCGTGGTGATCAGGGATACGCTGCGCGAGCTCATCGGCGACGAATGGTCGCCGGAGATTGCGCGTGCATGGGACCAGCTGCTCGCTGAGATCGACGCTTTCGCCGGCATCGCAGCGTAG